The Theileria annulata chromosome 3, complete sequence, *** SEQUENCING IN PROGRESS *** genome has a segment encoding these proteins:
- a CDS encoding clathrin adapter complex-related protein, putative (Weak Pfam hit(1.3e-03) to Clathrein_adaptor complex side chain), whose product MTNFNVTQVEAILILGENGEKIAVRYYKLHPSSKLSFSEDEQKVFEKSLVDQLEQARTSEIQHDCLLLENHLVVFSIVADVYIVVVGHLTENELILSQLCKNVEKVLEYLTKYVDIYVISFYDIKKDFVYEKLASVFLLLDDVVDGGIIMETEHEVIIKRLKRKENDSSDHVPVKQAIHNVRNNFTKLQARNFGTKRVTQRRRFMLRIIRPEEKFTDKTMTNGLFDKNDCLPKSLLKSPVIRKLIYANTAESMKIASTIKWDAYKCDVKGVRWHPSGSWLVQFSKRNYENNFFVNCKAYFRVEKHGFFEAKKLAIAYRKRLEFEYSQLEKTWEIIEKKREMEKMEKIKAKEIKELEEQFFLSDNLNSFET is encoded by the exons ATGACTAATTTTAACGTAACTCAAGTGGAGGccattttaattttggGAGAAAATGGTGAAAAAATCGCAGTAAgatattacaaattacaTCCATCAAGTAAAT tatCATTCTCTGAAGATGAACAAAAGGTATTTGAAAAGAGTCTAGTTGACCAGTTGGAACAAGCCAGAACCTCAG AAATTCAACACGATTGCCTTCTGCTAGAGAATCACTTGGTTGTATTTTCAATTGTTGCAGATGTGTACATTGTAGTAGTGGGTCATTTGACTGAAAATGAACTGATCTTGTCAcaattgtgtaaaaatgTTGAGAAAGTATTGGAATACCTGACCAAGTATGTTGATATATATGTTATTTCCTT CtatgatattaaaaagGACTTTGTATACGAAAAACTAGCCTcagtatttttattattggaCGATGTAGTCGACGGAGG AATAATTATGGAAACGGAACATGAAGTTATTATCAAAAGGCTTAAAAGAAAAGAAAATGATTCATCTGATCATGTGCCAGTCAAAcag GCCATTCATAATGTGAGGAACAAC TTTACAAAGTTACAGGCCCGTAATTTCGGAACTAAAAGAGTTACACAGAGAAGAA GGTTTATGCTGAGGATTATCAGACCTGAAGAGAAGTTTACGGATAAAACCATGACCAATGGTCTCTTTGACAAAAATGACTGTCTTCCTAAATCACTACTCAAAAGCCCAGTAATAAGAAAACTCATTTATGCAAATACCGCCGAATCTATGAAGATTGCGTCAACAATTAAATGGGATGCATACAAGTGTGACGTCAAGGGTGTGAG gTGGCATCCGAGCGGAAGTTGGTTGGTCCAATTTTCAAAGAGAAACTAcgaaaataatttctttgTAAACTGTAAGGCTTATTTCAG AGTGGAAAAACATGGATTTTTTGAAGCCAAAAAGCTCGCTATCGCATACAGAAAGAGACTTGAATTCGAATACTCACAACTAGAAAAAACATGGGAAATTATAGAAAA GAAAAGAGAAATGGAAAAAatggaaaaaattaaagctAAAGAAATAAAGGAACTTGAAGAACAATTTTTCTTATcagataatttaaactcTTTTGAAACGTAA
- a CDS encoding malate:quinone oxidoreductase, putative yields MFSNIYNKLLTNIPSINSLETRFLSKSLNSTTRNLSTNVNRQNSKEFDVFIVGGGTTGTSLFYTFSKFTNLKRIALCERRAGYALSASYPKNNSQTIHCGDIESNYTTESARKVKRAADILRNYLTKLPKDVLDSIAKEGQKMLIGVGDAECEFVEKRFKPFKEIFPTMEYLTKDQIAKAEPNVILKRNGEPRPESVNALYVENELTTINFLKLSETFVKTAENPDKDLVTMMNTEVKNVERLENGFKVNTNKGEFFSKFVIFGTCGYSLLFAHKMGFGLEYSVLPVAGSFYFSKDILKGKVYTVQNPLLPFAAIHGDPDIVADNQTRLGPTALPLPLLERYNLSSFPDFLRVFRLDHRVLLVYFDLFKQSTIRNYVLKNFLFEVPLLSRWLFLRDARKIVPSLNYSDIVYSQGYGGVRPQLVDKKNRKLLFGESKIRSGDGLIFNISPSPGATTCLSNAVGDAREVCEFLGGTLYEDRVKKFLLEGEYEVTT; encoded by the exons atgttttCCAATATTtacaacaaattattaacaaatatcCCAAGTATTAACTCATTAGAGACAA GATTCCTCTCTAAAAGTTTAAATTCAACAACAAGAAACCTCTCAACCAATGTTAACCGACAGAATTCAAAGGAATTCGATGTATTTATAGTCGGAGGAGGAACTACAGGGACCTCCCTCTTCTACACTTTTTCAAAGTTTACAA ACCTGAAAAGGATCGCTCTGTGTGAAAGGAGAGCAGGATATGCACTTTCAGCATCGTATCCCAAAAATAATAGTCAAACCATTCATTGCG GAGATATTGAGAGCAATTATACCACTGAATCGGCGAGAAAGGTAAAAAGGGCGGCTGATATTTTGAGgaattatttaactaaattgCCAAAAGATGTTTTGGATAG TATTGCAAAAGAGGGCCAAAAGATGTTAATTGGAGTTGGAGATGCAGAATGCGAATTTGTAGAAAAGAGATTTAAGCCTTTCAAGGAAATTTTTCCAACAATGGAGTACTTGACTAAGGATCAG ATAGCAAAAGCTGAGCCGAatgtgattttaaaaaggaACGGAGAGCCGAGACCAGAATCAGTTAACGCACTTTACGTGGAGAACGAACTCACGACAATAAACTTTCTGAAACTGTCAGAAACGTTCGTGAAAACAGCGGAGAACCCAGATAAGGATCTGGTGACTATGATGAACACGGAAGTTAAGAATGTTGAGAGACTGGAAAATGGATTTAAAGTAAACACTAATAAGGGAGAGTTCTTTTCAAAGTTTGTAATTTTTGGTACTTGCGGATATTCACTACTGTTCGCACATAAAATGGGCTTTGGACTTGAATATAGTGTGCTTCCAGTAGCTGGAAGCTTTTACTTTTCAAAGGACATTTTGAAGGGGAAAGTTTACACAGTTCAGAACCCTTTGCTGCCTTTTGCAGCCATTCACGGAGACCCAGACATTGTCGCTGATAACCAGACAAGACTGGGCCCAACAGCTTTGCCACTTCCTCTCCTCGAGAGGTACAACCTGTCAAGTTTCCCTGACTTTTTGAGGGTCTTCAGGCTGGATCACAGGGTACTGTTAGTTTACTTTGATCTCTTTAAGCAGAGCACGATAAGGAACTATGTTCTTAAAAACTTTTTGTTCGAAGTGCCTTTGCTCTCGAGGTGGCTTTTCTTGAGGGATGCCAGGAAAATCGTTCCATCCCTGAATTACTCAGACATCGTGTATTCTCAAGGATACGGAGGAGTAAGACCTCAGCTAGTTGATAAAAAGAATAGGAAACTCCTGTTTGGTGAGAGTAAAATAAGGTCAGGAGACGGCCTGATATTCAACATTTCCCCCTCTCCAGGCGCTACAACATGTCTTTCAAATGCAGTGGGTGATGCAAGGGAGGTTTGTGAGTTTCTGGGTGGAACTTTATATGAAGACCGTGTTAAAAAGTTTTTGTTAGAAGGCGAGTATGAAGTTACGACCTAG
- a CDS encoding 60S ribosomal protein l15, putative has protein sequence MILYQNNILNKLWRKKQSDVMRTLLRVRTWEYRQLPALHRVSKPTRPDKARRLGYKAKQGFVIYRVRVRRGDRKKNVANGIVYGKPKHQGIRKQKSKRNLRSVAEERVGRHCGGLRVLNSYWVGQDEVYKFYEVVLVDPAHNAVRNNPRLNYICKAVHKHREMRGLTSAGKKYRGLRVKGPRASKSRPSVRANWRRRQLQLLWRKR, from the exons atgattttatatcaaaataacattttaaata AGTTATGGAGGAAGAAGCAGTCAGATGTGATGAGAACCCTCCTCAGAGTCAGGACGTGGGAATACAGACAACTTCCAGCTCTCCATCGTGTTTCAAAACCTACTAGACCTGATAAGGCAAGGAGACTTGGATATAAAGCCAAACAAGGATTTGTTATATACAGAGTCAGAGTAAGACGTGGTGATCGCAAGAAAAACGTCGCAAACGGAATTGTTTATGGAAAACCAAAACATCAAGGTATCCGTAAACAGAAGTCAAAGAGAAACTTGCGCAGCGTAGCAGAAGAAAGAGTAGGAAGACATTGTGGAGGTCTTAGAGTATTAAACAGCTATTGGGTAGGACAAGATGAAGTATATAAGTTTTATGAAGTTGTTCTAGTAGATCCAGCACATAACGCTGTTAGAAATAACCCTAGATTGAACTACATCTGTAAAGCAGTACACAAACATAGGGAAATGAGAGGATTGACTTCTGCAGGAAAGAAATACCGCGGCCTTCGCGTCAAGGGACCAAGAGCCTCCAAGTCTAGACCTTCTGTTAGAGCTAACTGGAGAAGAAGGCAACTACAACTTTTATGGAGAAAAAGATaa